TGAGATGATGGGACAAGGTCAGGGGCGATCGCCCAGAAGATGTATCAATAGCTGGCATGGTGCAGACGAGAAGGCTTCTGGTGCCTATGCTAGCGCAGGCGGAGGCTGGGGGGAGAGATCGGCAGGGCGTTACTGAGCATCGCTGGGAGCCAGAACACCATTGAGAAAAATATCGGCAATGCCCTCGGCCATTTCTTTCATGGCGGCGGGAGACGAGCCATTTTTCATGACGCTATCTTGACTGAACCCGGCAACGGTGAACATCCCCAGGAAGACCTGAGCCACAATGCGAGGATTCATAGGGCGATAGGTGCCGCGTTCCATGGCAGTTTGAAAAAAGGCCTCGGCAACGTCGGTCATTTTTTCAATCACGTCGGTTTGGATGCGCTCTCGCAAATCCGGGTGAAACTGTGCTTCCATGAAGCACACCCGCAGAATATCGGCGTTTTCATGCATGTGCAGCATTCGCCGCCGCATCACTTGGGCGATCGCTTTATAGCTGCCCATCTCGCTGAGTTCGGTGAGTAGATCGGTTAGAATATCGACCCAGCCCCGAGTGGCTACTTCGACTAAAATTGCTTTTTTGTTTTCAAAATGGCGAAATAGGGTGCCTTCTGCTACCCCCGCCGCTTGGGCCAGATCGCGAGTGGTGGTGCCATCGTAGCCGCGTCGGGCAAATAGCCGCTGAGCAGCATTCAGAATCCGAGTCTGCGTTTCTAGTTCGGGAGGCGTGTGGCGATGGGAAACATGCATGGCTACAGAAATCAAAATAGGGTGAGGTGGTTACTATCCACGGCTCAGAACGCTGTTTTAGGATGCCGACGAGTTAGATGCATTTGTAACGATTGAAGGGAT
This genomic stretch from Candidatus Obscuribacterales bacterium harbors:
- a CDS encoding TetR/AcrR family transcriptional regulator — translated: MHVSHRHTPPELETQTRILNAAQRLFARRGYDGTTTRDLAQAAGVAEGTLFRHFENKKAILVEVATRGWVDILTDLLTELSEMGSYKAIAQVMRRRMLHMHENADILRVCFMEAQFHPDLRERIQTDVIEKMTDVAEAFFQTAMERGTYRPMNPRIVAQVFLGMFTVAGFSQDSVMKNGSSPAAMKEMAEGIADIFLNGVLAPSDAQ